In the genome of Dendropsophus ebraccatus isolate aDenEbr1 unplaced genomic scaffold, aDenEbr1.pat pat_scaffold_798_ctg1, whole genome shotgun sequence, one region contains:
- the LOC138779851 gene encoding catenin beta-1 has protein sequence MATQADLMELDMAMEPDRKAAVSHWQQQSYLDSGIHSGATTTAPSLSGKGNPDEEDVDTSQVLYEWEQGFSQPFTQDQVADIDGQFAMTRAQRVRAAMFPETLDEGMQIPSTQFDSAHPTNVQRLAEPSQMLKHAVVNLINYQDDAELATRAIPELTKLLNDEDQVVVNKAAVMVHQLSKKEASRHAIMRSPQMVSAIVRTMQNTNDVETARCTAGTLHNLSHHREGLLAIFKSGGIPALVKMLGSPVDSVLFYAITTLHNLLLHQEGAKMAVRLAGGLQKMVALLNKTNVKFLAITTDCLQILAYGNQESKLIILASGGPQALVTIMRTYSYEKLLWTTSRVLKVLSVCSSNKPAIVEAGGMQALGLHLTDPSQRLVQNCLWTLRNLSDAATKQEGMEGLLGTLVQLLGSDDINVVTCAAGILSNLTCNNYKNKMMVCQVGGIEALVRTVLRAGDREDITEPAICALRHLTSRHQEAEMAQNAVRLHYGLPVVVKLLHPPSHWPLIKATVGLIRNLALCPANHAPLREQGAIPRLVQLLVRAHQDTQRRTSMGGTQQQFVEGVRMEEIVEGCTGALHILARDVHNRIVIRGLNTIPLFVQLLYSPIENIQRVAAGVLCELAQDKEAAEAIEAEGATAPLTELLHSRNEGVATYAAAVLFRMSEDKPQDYKKRLSVELTSSLFRTEPMPWNEAGDLGVDICAQGEPLGYRQDDPSYRSFHAGGYGQDAMGMDPMMDHDMGGHHPGAEYPVDGLPDLGHAQDLMDGLPPGDSNQLAWFDTDL, from the exons ATGGCAACTCAAG CTGACCTAATGGAGCTAGACATGGCAATGGAGCCAGATCGGAAAGCTGCAGTCAGTCACTGGCAGCAGCAGTCATATCTGGATTCTGGAATTCATTCTGgagctactactactgccccatcTCTCAGTGGGAAGGGGAATCCAGATGAGGAAGATGTGGATACATCCCAAGTACTGTATGAATGGGAGCAGGGCTTCTCTCAGCCTTTCACTCAAGATCAAGTGGCGG ATATTGATGGGCAGTTTGCAATGACAAGAGCACAAAGGGTGCGAGCTGCCATGTTTCCTGAAACACTAGATGAAGGCATGCAAATTCCCTCTACACAGTTTGACTCTGCTCATCCTACAAATGTGCAGCGCTTGGCTGAACCTTCACAGATGCTGAAACATGCTGTAGTCAACTTGATAAACTACCAAGATGATGCTGAATTGGCTACTCGTGCTATTCCTGAGTTAACAAAACTGCTTAATGATGAGGACCAG GTTGTGGTTAACAAAGCTGCAGTTATGGTTCATCAGCTATCAAAGAAGGAAGCTTCCCGCCATGCTATTATGCGTTCTCCACAGATGGTTTCTGCAATTGTTCGTACCATGCAGAACACAAATGATGTTGAAACTGCACGGTGTACTGCTGGTACACTTCACAATCTTTCTCACCATCGTGAAGGGTTGCTGGCCATCTTTAAATCTGGAGGCATTCCCGCTTTGGTCAAAATGCTAGG GTCACCTGTGGACTCGGTGCTCTTTTACGCAATCACAACACTGCACAATCTTCTCTTGCATCAAGAAGGAGCAAAAATGGCTGTTCGTTTAGCTGGAGGATTGCAAAAAATGGTTGCTTTGCTGAATAAAACAAATGTCAAGTTTTTAGCCATCACAACAGATTGTCTCCAAATATTGGCCTATGGGAACCAAGAGAGCAAG CTAATAATTCTTGCAAGTGGCGGTCCTCAGGCATTGGTCACAATAATGAGGACCTACAGCTACGAGAAACTTCTGTGGACCACAAGCCGTGTGCTGAAGGTGTTATCTGTCTGCTCCAGTAATAAGCCTGCTATTGTTGAAGCTG GTGGAATGCAAGCTTTGGGGCTACACCTCACTGACCCGAGCCAACGTCTGGTACAGAATTGTCTTTGGACGTTAAGAAATCTCTCAGATGCTGCAACTAAACAG gaaggGATGGAAGGTCTTCTAGGAACTCTTGTTCAGCTGCTTGGATCAGATGATATAAATGTTGTAACTTGTGCTGCTGGTATTCTGTCCAATCTTACATGCAACAACTACAAGAATAAGATGATGGTCTGTCAAGTTGGAGGAATTGAGGCACTAGTGCGCACTGTTCTACGTGCTGGTGATAGAGAGGACATCACAGAACCTGCTATATGTGCCCTTCGTCACCTTACtagcagacaccaggaagcagaaaTGGCTCAAAATGCAGTGAGACTCCACTATGGACTTCCAGTGGTGGTGAAATTATTGCACCCACCTTCTCATTGGCCCCTCATTAAG GCAACTGTTGGCTTGATTCGTAACCTTGCATTGTGCCCAGCTAACCATGCTCCACTGCGTGAACAAGGTGCTATTCCAAGGCTGGTTCAGCTTCTGGTTCGTGCACACCAGGACACCCAGCGTCGTACATCTATGGGAGGAACTCAGCAGCAGTTTGTG GAAGGTGTacgtatggaagaaattgttgaGGGGTGCACAGGTGCCCTTCATATTCTTGCTCGTGATGTGCACAACAGAATTGTTatcagggggctaaataccattCCACTTTTTGTACAG CTGTTATACTCTCCTATTGAAAACATTCAGCGGGTAGCAGCTGGTGTGCTCTGTGAACTGGCACAAGACAAGGAAGCTGCTGAAGCTATTGAGGCTGAAGGTGCTACTGCCCCACTTACAGAACTGCTTCACTCAAGGAATGAAGGTGTTG CAACATACGCAGCAGCTGTGCTATTCCGTATGTCTGAAGACAAGCCTCAGGACTACAAGAAGCGTTTGTCTGTTGAACTTACAAGCTCTCTGTTCAGAACTGAACCAATGCCCTGGAATGAG GCTGGTGATCTAGGTGTTGACATTTGTGCCCAGGGAGAACCCCTTGGCTACAGACAGGATG ATCCCAGCTACCGATCTTTCCATGCTGGTGGATATGGGCAAGATGCAATGGGAATGGACCCAATGATGGACCATGACATGGGAGGACATCATCCTGGTGCAGAATATCCAGTTGATGGCTTGCCAGATTTAGGCCATGCTCAGGATCTTATGGATGGCCTTCCACCAGGTGACAGCAATCAGTTGGCCTGGTTTGACACTGACCTGTAA